In the genome of Deltaproteobacteria bacterium, the window GCGACCTGAGCCACACCTACCTGCGGATCGGCAGCGAAGATGTGTTCATGCCCGTCTCCGTGTATGGCCACACGCGCGAACACGAAGAGATGATCCGTGCGCTCCGCCTCGCGCCGGACCTGAACCCCGGTCTGGCCTCCTTCCTCGAACGACTCGAACGCCAAGAGGTGGTCACGACGGATCTGTCGACGCAGCCCGGGGCGCTGGCCGAGCACGGCCGCCGGCACAACATCGTGCACCTGCTGCACGTCGCGCTGCGCCGCGGCGGTCGAGTCATCGGCTTTCACGCTGCCGGCTACTACGGCAACCACGAACCGTTCACCGCCGTACAAATCCGCATCGCCACTGGGCTCGCTCACCTCGCCTCGCTGGCGTTGGAGAACGCACGCTTGCTCAGCGAACTCGGCCGCGCCAGCCAGCTGAAGTCGGATTTCATGGCGACGATGTCGCACGAGCTGCGCACTCCTCTCAATGTCATCATCGGTTTCAGCGACCTGCTGCGCGGCGGCACGTTTGGCGCCCTGAGTCGCGACCAGTTGGGCGTCTTGGAGAGTATCGACAAGAGCACCCGCGACCTCCTGGAGCTGATCGTGGCCACGCTTGACCTCAGTCGTCTCGAGCGCGGCGAGGTCCCGCTCGACATCGGGGCTGTCGACCTCGGCGAGTTGGTCAACGAAGTGCATGACGAGAACGTCACGCTGTGGCAGCGTGCCGGGCGCGATTTCGCGGTGCACGTTCCGCCGACGCTGCCCGTGGTGCGTACCGATCGGATGAAACTCAAGGTCGTGCTCAAGAACCTCATCGGCAACGCGGCCAAGTTCACACCCGGGGGACGCATCGAAGTTGATGTGCAGGCACGTGCGGATGGCGTCGAGATCCGCGTCGTCGACACCGGCATCGGCATCGCTCCCGAGGTGATGCCCACCATCTTCGAGCCGTTTCGTCAGGGCGATGCTTCGGGTGTGCGCGCGCAGGACGGCGTGGGGTTAGGACTGTACATCGTCCGACGCCTGCTCGACATGATGGGCGGGACGGTCGACGTGGAGAGCACGGTGGGCGTGGGCTCGACCTTTCGAGTGCGGGTACCTTTTTCCGTCACGGGAGGGTTGAAGGCCAAGTCGTGACTTCGGACTGCTGCAGATGCTGAACTACCCCGGTTCACCGGAAGAACAGCAGAATCGCCAGCCCGGCTGCGATCCGATAGTAGCCGAAGCCGGTGAAGTCGTGGCTGCGCACGAAGTTGATGAAGACGCGTACCACGATCAGTGCGGCGATGAACGAGGTGACAAAGCCGACGGCGAGCGGCAGCGCGTCGCTGGCGACGAGGTCGTGGCGCGCCTTGAACAAGCTGTACAGACTCGCCGCAAATAGTGTGGGGATCGAGAGGTAGAACGAGAACTGGGTCGCGGCCGGTCTATCGATCCCCACAAGCATGGCACCGATGATGGTGGCGCCGGCGCGCGAGACACCGGGAATCAGTGACAACACTTGCGCCCCGCCAACGCCCAATGCCTGCATCCAGCCAGTGGCCTCGATCGCTTCCACGTCGAACTGCCACGCGCGGCGTTCGAGGGCGATGATGATCGCGCCGCCGACGATCAGCGTGATCGCCACTACCGTCGGACTGAAGAGATGTTCCTCGATGACGTGATGGAACAGAAAGCCGATGCCGGCGGCCGGGAGGAAGGCGAGCGCGACCTTGCCGAGAAGATCGCGTGCGGGCGCGTCCGAAGGAGCGCGCCGTACGAGGTCGAGCAGCGGTTGGTGGTAAAGCCACACGACAGCGAGAATCGCGCCGAGTTGGATGAAGATCTCAAACGTCGCTCGCGACGCCACGGGATAGTTCACCAGGTCGGAGGCGACGATCAGATGACCGGTCGACGAGATCGGAAGAAATTCAGTGATACCTTCAACGATGCCGAGAATCAAAGCCTTGAGAACGATCATGGAAGCGGTTTGTCTCCCTCCGGTTGCGCGGACGTGCTGCGCCGGTACGTGATTCACGGCGGGAACACAAGCCCGAGCGCGCGACGAAACGGCGAGGCCCATTGGTTGACCCCAGATCCGGAAATAGCATTGAAACCGCCGATGGACGCCGATGCACGCCGATACGAGATTTCAGCGAGGGCAGGAGCGATCCGCAACCCTCATCGAAAGACGTCTGGTGATCAAGCCCTGAGTTCTATCCAGATCCGTAGCTGCGTATATCGGTGTGAATCGGCCGGTTTCGTTTCTTCTTTCGGATTAAGGTTGGGAGGTGCAACGATATCCGCTAGCCGAGATCTCCGGACGGGCTAGCAAGCACGACCGTGTAGCCGTCCGGATCGCGCATCCAGCACTCCCGGTGTTTGGCTCGGGGATTCACGTGCGGCTCCTCGAGGATGTGGGCGCCAAGCGCGCGGGCGCGTGCTACCGCTGCGTCGAACGTCGCGGTCTCGAACCACAAGAGCACTTCGTAGCCGTGCGGTGCCGCGTCCGCGTCGCCCATGTTGGGGTGCTCGTGGTCATTCCAGTGGTGAAGCTGAAGTAACAGCTGCCCGTCTTTCAAGAGCATCTCGTACTCGGGTCCGCCGTGACCGCTCTCGCAGCCGAGAAGTTCCTGATACCAGCGACTGCTGACCTCAACGTCCCGCACCGTGATCAAGGGCTGAACTTGCATGTCCGTCTCCTTCCGGTCTCCACGGCTTCAAGACTGCCCGATGCGGCCGCCGAACGGCTTAGCGATGAGCCGCGCGTTCTTTTCGCGTCGACCTCCATCGCCG includes:
- a CDS encoding undecaprenyl-diphosphate phosphatase yields the protein MIVLKALILGIVEGITEFLPISSTGHLIVASDLVNYPVASRATFEIFIQLGAILAVVWLYHQPLLDLVRRAPSDAPARDLLGKVALAFLPAAGIGFLFHHVIEEHLFSPTVVAITLIVGGAIIIALERRAWQFDVEAIEATGWMQALGVGGAQVLSLIPGVSRAGATIIGAMLVGIDRPAATQFSFYLSIPTLFAASLYSLFKARHDLVASDALPLAVGFVTSFIAALIVVRVFINFVRSHDFTGFGYYRIAAGLAILLFFR
- a CDS encoding HAMP domain-containing histidine kinase — encoded protein: MRNQPTAEPEVTQDLLREAYENTRTLTLWGAGAYILFLPTPFLRFPLRTAVLLAVLQLSEIACLLLIRFAQSQGKIPLHRANEALAATLAVPMVDLLIRSYVAYTPDRAYLVALYLIAVGVFCLSRMWVAVLLGTTVATWLPLVWLRPESRSIVETILPLAAGSVVGLLARNVRMGAVRRVERLRQRDVRHLHEARVNEAKFREEAGVSAALARVGAELIAALDEPALLDRLCRLTTEVLACDLSHTYLRIGSEDVFMPVSVYGHTREHEEMIRALRLAPDLNPGLASFLERLERQEVVTTDLSTQPGALAEHGRRHNIVHLLHVALRRGGRVIGFHAAGYYGNHEPFTAVQIRIATGLAHLASLALENARLLSELGRASQLKSDFMATMSHELRTPLNVIIGFSDLLRGGTFGALSRDQLGVLESIDKSTRDLLELIVATLDLSRLERGEVPLDIGAVDLGELVNEVHDENVTLWQRAGRDFAVHVPPTLPVVRTDRMKLKVVLKNLIGNAAKFTPGGRIEVDVQARADGVEIRVVDTGIGIAPEVMPTIFEPFRQGDASGVRAQDGVGLGLYIVRRLLDMMGGTVDVESTVGVGSTFRVRVPFSVTGGLKAKS
- a CDS encoding VOC family protein, yielding MQVQPLITVRDVEVSSRWYQELLGCESGHGGPEYEMLLKDGQLLLQLHHWNDHEHPNMGDADAAPHGYEVLLWFETATFDAAVARARALGAHILEEPHVNPRAKHRECWMRDPDGYTVVLASPSGDLG